From one Vanessa tameamea isolate UH-Manoa-2023 chromosome 9, ilVanTame1 primary haplotype, whole genome shotgun sequence genomic stretch:
- the LOC113397010 gene encoding uncharacterized protein LOC113397010 isoform X3, with the protein MMAVLWVILILASTGLQLVQGLPVNPVLRVYPHEASGSQVEEWNSESNLYTSLPALALVLTVVGLLFGCTWCYRHKDCKLFASSVSHLHDVRHSQPPDSGFSEPVNNNINEDNNNGPISLREMQNIANNNAAVYIVSENEERNRISRESVVEFEPLPSGIRVLDPLETCADWFAGEDFPRNQLQYLREIGRGWFGRVVEGETEDGTGTTTVAVKILNQNASLEDKARFLNEARPYRDMNHENILGFVAKCLQEDPWIVIFELCSMDLQQYLIVNRPKMAILNESGVPLQLMCDVASALAYMHSRGFLYGCLWSGNVLVRGSDSPRAVVGHYARSEPQPRPRAPEAARQPPVCAASTDIWSLGYLVWEVCAWGATPPDEPPPPDLPCPYRNHLYQVMQLCWNPNPEERPTAAQVHALLNHLHFTHKHTSDAAKDDGYASSDFEERWQRLKPNSIPKIDEHVAIVHAPSTSMASHFTGSDQEFDNGQTIQDSLSVEMDTAVSRSSSIMSDKDPLSIQIKSESLTNLHGSLEDVRNIYLTHNETPALECHQGNINLEESKEKEQDRSDSSVDPWLKDIITDSQDDVSYYKDVSDVIKNLDNILNSEKTSSSESSHQASPSRDNLSLECKKDYPMPTSMVKSPGISNFQNILEMGFAAESDLTEEDDGDRDTIGTLSHSFERHSDTTSQQTLENITPETPIKGLDISDNIETKPFTDYEPNFSKINEPEINYVHQDSDLPKENRIDSSDSKVPKLKELCVASIPSVSETIEQVIFKQDCQTSNYDNKYADIKTDSTETKSVDINKQNISNEIERDFCKNIDTEKHKWGNNSTEKETILSVLDNAKTAIEPDSRTFSANLITEENDVFGLNRSSIERENTSSNSFLCLTPEDNKEKETFSVIECELSCKESLAEFTSLPVTNDVLPNVINKTIFKKDKFDSTKEMIVANNVEFLSESCENLFEDISENITQSQEPNSSLSKSIDNSPIEITGNTSLQINNINNGITISKCLAENGDFASPINNSIQKEESRLIVKNKERDLDKIESSSGLSVDNSNLSSESNLLFLNDTTNPVMITKELSKTENITIDKCDSISKLMNLEDTSELKIPNNDLTNSQCDRNMEVLETVNNVLKYIEPEKESPETVQIVKNVEISSPMQNPSCLVDVNNECANKANNNIQTAFEKVLLPEEVQNKNDNDVFISQSIETNNIEDASHRLEHVISPKSDATGKDELSDSTVYMDLTNNTNSNILEDYSADNTVKCVIKSCLEAPCIESSCSLVKNDSTVYLDLPNIIRETYSFLHSEKCINSQQIDVNDKICTSTPKGSDTSTDNILEIDAKPTDILSETKVPNYGHGVTLTKLEQKYVPENISPFESPSKSHHTDTYDENSSVVLGPFENCTLELYKGVKSIAELADLPKEELLAFSSNFSDINLETPSPLRDGNFLNEVPDLVPDELHFDQVATMSESKPESQSNEMISEETEEQSSTEKRVSPLTPPNSPGIFLASTSQNKYLVDIDINSPNAQESNSNQEAVDLNQIDLQMTTKLAMAENENNLNIEYSGPLTEEGLTLDDSVIMRDNDAIPESYLAGNGGSVEDMRENLVIDEERMKELRNELELKLPLAQVAGIEPAVEGEWTELPPPPELVLTYGALSPIAEETRMQLCAYENDDQWNASIRTESSASYPEPCNNSTDEVTDLPTAANSVPQHSTYTIHSKDPSINHTYTVQKEVISSKEITMSADSLNASPLKKLQETQSPIDDKTYNKNEDEKESNCERLSQVSPFLLSPTTDTSVPENSDNPVGLSTFSKTTVPTDAKSSKPSETQCLSKATSIDSWCSNDTLYNVEENFDDLAMDPDVPLDFDTEIERDKSESDDTLTHNEDEKEASHCSTYIIHDSKSEVCGTFSPDSITANDNYTYTKIKTDVATTTPSVNTKSDLNDSTKNTQTKDLAYGTLMSGHPSYSNCTTELGSGLDEVWKLPQPELVRRSPIGDEVSFTPPKHVEKKEISIMESPQLTSEPRIKKMNSLEITCLKDDSTESNKGGDTSEPRVLSEINNSPNIYFMNMAHSATSTPFAMNIENCENLETIPIHLPHIQGENSEEIANNVPNFRSFFQSAEIRPQDISSNVSNEGHSTEILLEGESKTLSQDITRDMSSKTPSYSDFENSAMTKPQDVHTSEKSSQSVESGISSEDFRHFENSVKNRPQDLSSLIDASSLLLKSERRSSELVMGSLMSTGLDLTSQSESQTINTEPESLVYVSSNYTNLLESHNVDSSQPLNVFVTDLDMEEETEQPHSIIITESPLITSKVSPNRTFDSHTKTNRTDMNYTYDSHASSYQPLKNIWQNDSTNSEKLNGVGENKIDNQMESPNERNNPESSLSQSEIITRDIDIVSNSIDQNAESSSKCTGSNEMFAIVNFLNETFEELVESNVDDNDTGSDINKDDQSLNSKKVIETRSESESLREEPVEKEASCNNEECAEDTFLSNGVFQEEKQMASVTDDFLKNEKKFCQLDSYFPLLSDIRFTGPATEIMTTSFTQDSPTEPTSPECEQDSKPDPTAEIIKEWDSDSDSHSTNSSSGEFIWKDGDGHETAVVPSTHFDHQRDSGSQPSCTDEGAAEGEAPSSASGDSGSGSEGDEVEFVPSSWDCLAAPSKSSLRSMEQPPDNKKRVVFKRQKYHCVYEYPREAPDADADSPAAYLPDYSTYSEWDPASAEDAELGYGQLFGAPNPLDLFPLRAGIAFGADYDEDFFISSSARPFESLGVMSTTSQFFPGMHFKPTLERDLSDELSEDFPPPPSPLPPPTLVQTATPFLDFTTPDSGVEDITPGSLTDDDYKVKKLPDNEPGQCWRSADSASSSESVSPSSPGGEALGGLRHTRDKLKLDLPPSPHVPSPRHARVFNFVLDKPKRPRDERPAEPATPLVMSDETPVVAVALPMPRDSDDVMPEPTFSTFGKTAPCKAGQGADAEKSIVLTDEVERAAAVDEAKEEGSGKVEAVRGEGTVLDSGDEDSGIESSSKATLERDEPASHVS; encoded by the exons atgatgGCTGTGTTATGGGTGATTTTAATTTTGGCCTCAACGGGCCTTCAATTGGTACAAGGATTGCCTGTTAACCCAGTGCTGCGGGTCTACCCGCACG aaGCCAGTGGGTCTCAGGTGGAAGAATGGAATTCAGAAAGCAATTTGTACACATCACTGCCGGCGCTGGCGTTGGTGCTGACTGTTGTAGGACTATTATTTGGTTGCACCTGgtgctacaggcacaaggattGTAAG CTATTCGCTTCAAGTGTATCACACCTCCACGATGTTCGACACTCGCAGCCTCCCGATTCGGGTTTCTCCGAACCGGTCAACAACAACATCAACGAAGACAATAACAACGGGCCCATCTCACTGCGGGAAATGCAGAATATCGCAAATAACAACGCCGCTGTGTATATCGTCAGTGAGAACGAGGAACGAAACCGCATTAGTAGAGAATCGGTGGTCGAGTTTGAACCTCTCCCGTCGGGAATTCGAGTACTTGACCCCCTCGAAACTTGCGCTGATTGGTTTG CTGGTGAAGATTTTCCAAGAAATCAATTGCAGTATCTTCGAGAAATTGGGCGCGGTTGGTTTGGCAGA GTGGTGGAAGGCGAAACAGAGGATGGAACGGGAACCACTACAGTTGCCGTCAAAATCCTTAATCAGAATGCTAGCCTTGAGGATAAAGCAAGGTTTCTAAATGAAGCTCGCCCATATAGAGACATGAACCACGAGAATATCTTAGGGTTCGTTGCGAAGTGCCTCCAAGAAGATCCCTGGATAGTTATATTCGAATTATGCTCAATG GATCTACAACAGTACCTAATAGTGAATCGACCAAAGATGGCCATTTTAAACGAAAGCGGGGTTCCGTTGCAACTCATGTGTGACGTCGCTTCCGCTCTCGCCTATATGCACTCTAGGGGATTCCTATACGG ATGCCTGTGGAGCGGCAACGTGCTGGTCCGCGGGTCGGACAGCCCGCGCGCCGTCGTGGGCCACTACGCGCGCAGCGAGCCGCAGCCGCGCCCGCGCGCGCCCGAGGCGGCGCGGCAGCCGCCCGTCTGCGCG GCGAGTACCGACATATGGTCGCTCGGGTACCTGGTGTGGGAGGTGTGCGCGTGGGGTGCCACGCCGCCCGACGAGCCTCCGCCGCCCGACCTGCCCTGTCCTTACCGGAACCACCT GTATCAAGTGATGCAATTGTGCTGGAACCCCAATCCGGAGGAGCGACCGACGGCCGCTCAAGTACACGCTCTGTTAAATCACCTACATTTCACGCATAAACACACAAGCGACGCCGCTAAAGATGACGGCTACGCCAGTAGTGATTTTGAAGAAAGATGGCAGAGACTCAAACCTAACTCGATACCAAAAATAGATGAGCATGTCGCTATCGTCCACGCCCCGTCCACATCCATGGCATCGCATTTTACAGGCTCAGACCAGGAGTTTGATAATGGACAAACCATACAGGATTCTCTCAGCGTCGAAATGGATACAGCCGTTTCTAGATCCAGCAGTATAATGTCCGACAAAGACCCTCTCTCGAtacaaataaaatctgaaaGCTTAACCAACCTTCACGGTTCCCTCGAGGATGTAAGAAATATCTACCTCACACACAACGAAACACCGGCTCTCGAATGCCATCAGGGGAACATAAACCTTGAAGAAAGCAAAGAGAAGGAACAAGATCGCTCCGATAGCTCAGTTGATCCTTGGcttaaagatataattacagATAGTCAAGACGATGTGAGTTACTATAAGGATGTTAGTGATGTTATAAAGAATCTCGATAATATACTAAATTCAGAGAAAACTTCGAGCTCAGAGTCGAGTCACCAAGCTAGTCCTTCAAGGGATAATTTAAGCTTGGAATGCAAGAAAGATTATCCTATGCCCACTTCGATGGTCAAGTCTCCAGGGATCAGTAACTTCCAAAATATTCTTGAAATGGGTTTTGCTGCAGAATCCGATCTAACGGAAGAAGATGACGGCGATCGTGATACCATTGGCACATTAAGCCATTCTTTCGAACGTCATAGTGATACTACCAGCCAACAAACCCTCGAGAATATTACTCCAGAAACGCCAATTAAAGGATTAGATATTTCagataatattgaaacaaaaccaTTTACAGATTATGAACCGaactttagtaaaataaatgaaccagAAATCAATTATGTGCACCAAGATAGTGATCTGCCAAAAGAAAATAGAATAGACAGTAGCGATAGTAAAGTACCCAAACTAAAGGAATTATGTGTAGCCTCAATACCTAGTGTAAGTGAAACCATTGAACAAGTGATTTTTAAACAAGACTGTCAAACatcaaattatgataataaatatgcaGATATAAAAACTGATAGTACAGAAACTAAGTCAgtagatattaataaacaaaatattagcaATGAAATAGAACgagatttttgtaaaaatattgacacTGAAAAACATAAATGGGGAAATAATTCTACAGAAAAAGAAACTATACTGTCAGTCTTAGATAACGCGAAGACAGCAATAGAACCGGACTCCCGTACATTCAGTGcaaatttaattacagaagAAAATGACGTATTTGGTTTGAATAGATCTTCAATAGAGAGAGAAAATACTTCATCTAACtcatttttatgcctaacacctgaagATAACAAAGAGAAAGAAACCTTTTCAGTAATTGAATGTGAACTTTCTTGTAAAGAATCTCTTGCTGAATTTACGTCTTTGCCTGTTACTAACGATGTCTTgccaaatgttattaataaaacaatttttaagaaAGATAAATTCGATAGCACAAAGGAAATGATCGTTGCAAATAATGTAGAATTTTTAAGCGAGAGTTGTGAAAACTTATTTGAAGATATATCAGAAAATATTACACAAAGCCAAGAACCTAACAGTTCATTATCAAAATCTATAGATAATTCTCCCATTGAAATAACTGGTAATACAAGCTTACAAATCAACAATATCAATAATGGTATTACAATAAGTAAATGTCTTGCGGAAAATGGTGATTTTGCCAGCCCAATAAATAACTCTATCCAAAAAGAGGAAAGtcgtttaattgtaaaaaacaaaGAACGTGATTTGGATAAAATTGAGTCAAGTTCAGGTCTTTCGGTAGATAATTCTAATCTATCTAGTGAaagtaatcttttatttttaaatgatacaaCTAATCCTGTTATGATAACTAAAGAATTATCTAAGACtgaaaatattactattgataAATGCGATTCAATAAGTAAATTGATGAATCTTGAAGATACAAGTGAGTTAAAAATTCCAAATAATGATTTAACTAATAGTCAATGTGATAGAAATATGGAAGTCTTAGAAACAGtcaataacgttttaaaatatatagaaccaGAAAAGGAGTCACCTGAAACAGTACAAATAGTTAAAAACGTAGAAATCTCATCTCCTATGCAAAACCCTTCCTGTCTAGTAGATGTTAACAATGAATGTGCAAACAAAGCAAATAACAACATTCAAACAGCATTTGAAAAAGTGTTATTACCTGAagaagtacaaaataaaaatgataacgaTGTGTTTATTTCACAATctatagaaacaaataatattgaagaTGCATCCCATAGATTAGAACATGTTATAAGTCCTAAATCAGACGCAACAGGGAAAGATGAATTGAGTGATAGTACTGTATATATGGATCTCACTAATAATACCAATAGTAACATTTTAGAAGACTACAGCGCAGATAATACTGTTAAGTGTGTAATTAAATCTTGTCTTGAGGCACCTTGTATTGAATCTTCTTGCTCGCTTGTCAAAAATGATTCAACGGTGTACTTAGATCTCCCTAATATTATAAGAGAAACCTATAGTTTTTTGCATTCAGAAAAATGCATTAATAGTCAACAAATAGACGTAAATGATAAGATATGCACAAGTACACCTAAAGGAAGTGATACTTCAACAGATAATATTCTGGAAATTGATGCAAAGCCGACAGATATATTATCGGAAACAAAAGTCCCCAATTATGGTCATGGTGTCACACTGACGAAATTAGAACAAAAATATGTACCAGAAAACATAAGTCCTTTTGAATCTCCTTCTAAAAGTCATCATACGGATACCTACGATGAAAATAGTTCCGTAGTTTTAGGTCCATTTGAGAATTGTACACTCGAATTATATAAAGGCGTCAAATCAATAGCAGAACTAGCTGATTTACCTAAAGAAGAACTACTAGCGTTTTCGTCGAATTTTAGTGACATTAATCTCGAAACGCCATCTCCATTACGAGACGGAAATTTTCTTAACGAAGTGCCGGATCTTGTCCCCGACGAATTGCATTTCGATCAAGTTGCTACAATGAGCGAATCAAAACCAGAATCTCAATCAAATGAAATGATCTCAGAAGAAACAGAAGAACAATCTTCAACAGAAAAACGCGTTTCACCTTTAACTCCACCAAATTCGCCGGGAATTTTTCTTGCATCAacatcacaaaataaatatttagttgatATAGATATTAACAGCCCTAATGCCCAGGAATCTAACAGTAATCAAGAAGCAGTAGATTTGAATCAAATAGACCTACAAATGACGACAAAATTAGCCATGGCGGagaacgaaaataatttaaacatcgaATATTCCGGACCGTTAACTGAGGAAGGCTTGACATTAGATGACTCAGTTATTATGCGAGATAATGATGCGATACCGGAATCATACTTGGCTGGTAATGGTGGATCAGTGGAGGACATGAGAGAAAACCTTGTTATTGACGAAGAAAGAATGAAAGAATTGAGGAACGAGTTGGAATTGAAATTGCCATTAGCtcag GTGGCAGGTATAGAGCCAGCGGTGGAGGGTGAATGGACGGAGCTACCGCCACCACCCGAACTGGTACTAACGTACGGCGCGCTTTCGCCTATTGCAGAAGAGACGCGCATGCAGCTCTGCGCATACGAGAACGACGATCAGT GGAATGCCTCGATTCGTACAGAATCATCGGCAAGCTATCCTGAACCCTGTAACAACTCAACGGACGAGGTGACCGACTTGCCAACAGCTGCCAACAGTGTTCCGCAACACTCCACTTACACAATCCACTCAAAAGATCCTTCGATAAACCACACGTACACGGTGCAGAAAGAAGTCATTAGCAGCAAAGA aataacaaTGTCTGCAGATAGCTTGAATGCTAGCCCGCTAAAAAAGTTACAAGAAACCCAATCGCCAATTGATGACAAAACTTACAACAAAAACGAAGACGAAAAAGAATCGAACTGTGAAAGACTTTCCCAAGTGTCACCGTTCCTTCTCAGCCCTACAACGGATACATCCGTCCCCGAGAACTCTGATAACCCGGTCGGTTTGTCTACATTCTCTAAAACGACAGTACCTACAGATGCTAAATCCTCTAAACCATCCGAAACCCAATGCTTGTCTAAAGCTACAAGTATCGATTCATGGTGTTCGAACGACACTCTCTACAATGTAGAAGAAAACTTCGACGATCTCGCTATGGATCCCGATGTTCCTTTAGATTTCGACACTGAGATTGAGAGAGATAAAAGTGAAAGCGATGACACCCTTACTCACAACGAGGACGAGAAGGAAGCGAGCCATTGCTCGACCTATATAATTCACGATAGCAAATCCGAAGTTTGCGGTACATTTTCACCAGATTCGATTACCGCTAACGACAATTATAcgtacactaaaataaaaacagatgtGGCGACTACTACGCCTTCTGTAAATACGAAATCCGATTTAAATGATTCTACGAAAAATACTCAAACGAAAGATCTAGCTTATGGTACACTAATGTCTGGACACCCATCTTATTCTAATTGCACTACAGAATTAGGATCCGGTTTGGACGAAGTATGGAAACTTCCGCAACCTGAATTAGTAAGAAGATCACCAATCGGTGACGAAGTAAGCTTTACGCCACCTAAACATGTTGAAAAGAAGGAAATAAGTATTATGGAAAGTCCCCAATTAACTTCAGAACCACGTATTAAGAAAATGAACAGCCTAGAAATTACGTGTTTAAAAGATGATTCGACAGAGAGTAACAAAGGCGGTGACACCTCAGAACCACGAGTtctttctgaaataaataatagtccaaatatttattttatgaatatggcACACTCTGCAACAAGTACACCTTTTGCTATGAACATCGAAAATTGTGAAAACTTAGAAACAATACCAATTCACCTACCTCACATCCAAGGAGAGAATAGTGAAGAAATTGCCAATAATGTCCCAAATTTTCGATCATTTTTTCAGTCAGCTGAAATCCGACCGCAAGATATTTCTTCAAACGTAAGTAACGAAGGTCATAGCACCGAAATTTTACTAGAAGGAGAAAGCAAGACCTTAAGTCAAGATATTACTAGAGATATGTCATCAAAAACTCCTTCTTATTCGGATTTTGAAAATTCGGCCATGACAAAACCACAGGACGTCCATACAAGTGAGAAATCTAGTCAAAGTGTGGAAAGCGGAATAAGCTCTGAAGATTTCCGCCATTTTGAAAACTCAGTAAAAAACCGGCCTCAAGACCTTTCGTCGCTCATTGATGCTAGCTCTCTTTTACTAAAAAGCGAAAGACGATCTAGTGAACTTGTCATGGGTAGTCTAATGAGCACCGGTTTAGATCTCACTAGCCAATCTGAAAGTCAAACGATCAACACGGAACCCGAATCTCTTGTTTATGTCTCatctaattatacaaatttattagaatCTCACAATGTAGATAGTAGTCAACCACTCAATGTATTTGTTACTGATTTAGACATGGAAGAAGAGACTGAACAACCACATTCGATTATTATAACCGAAAGCCCTTTAATTACATCTAAAGTTAGTCCTAACAGAACTTTCGACTCGCATACAAAAACAAATCGTACAGACATGAATTACACATATGATTCCCATGCGAGTAGCTATCagcctttaaaaaatatttggcagAACGACAGTACAAATTCTGAAAAGTTAAACGGGGTAGGCGAAAATAAAATCGACAACCAAATGGAATCTCCAAATGAACGAAATAATCCAGAAAGTTCATTATCACAAAGTGAAATAATTACACGAGATATTGATATAGTATCTAATTCGATAGATCAGAATGCCGAATCGAGTAGCAAATGCACCGGAAGCAATGAAATGTTTGCAATAGTAAATTTTTTGAACGAAACCTTTGAAGAGCTGGTTGAAAGCAACGTTGATGATAATGATACTGGAAGTGACATCAACAAAGACGATCAAAGTTTAAATTCCAAGAAAGTAATAGAAACCAGGTCAGAATCAGAATCTCTCAGAGAGGAGCCCGTCGAGAAAGAGGCGTCCTGTAATAATGAGGAGTGCGCTGAAGATACATTTCTTTCCAATGGAGTTTTCCAGGAAGAGAAACAAATGGCTTCAGTAAcggatgattttttaaaaaacgaaaagaaATTCTGCCAGCTTGATTCTTATTTTCCCCTTCTAAGTGATATTAGATTCACTG gTCCAGCGACAGAAATAATGACTACATCGTTCACTCAAGATTCGCCAACAGAACCTACTTCTCCTGAGTGCGAGCAAGACAGCAAACCTGACCCAACAGCGGAAATAATAAAAGAGTGGGACAGCGATAGCGATTCGCATTCCACGAATTCATCTAGCGGCGAGTTTATTTGGAAG GACGGCGACGGACACGAGACCGCGGTCGTGCCGTCCACGCACTTTGACCAC CAGCGTGACAGCGGGTCACAGCCGAGCTGTACAGACGAAGGGGCAGCCGAGGGCGAAGCTCCCTCCTCAGCGTCCGGAGACTCCGGCTCCGGCTCAGAAGGCGACGAGGTAGAGTTCGTGCCTTCCTCCTGGGACTGTCTTGCCGCGCCCTCCAAATCCTCGCTCAGAAGTATGGAACAACCACCG GACAACAAGAAGCGCGTGGTGTTCAAGCGGCAGAAGTACCACTGCGTGTACGAGTACCCGCGCGAGGCGCCCGACGCCGACGCCGACTCGCCCGCCGCCTACCTGCCCGACTACTCCACCTACTCCG AGTGGGATCCCGCGAGCGCCGAGGACGCAGAGTTAGGATATGGTCAACTATTTGGGGCTCCGAATCCTTTAGACTTATTCCCTCTCCGGGCCGGTATCGCATTCGGTGCAG ATTATGATGAAGATTTCTTCATATCATCATCGGCACGACCGTTCGAAAGCCTGGGTGTCATGTCTACCACCAGCCAGTTCTTCCCCGGCATGCACTTCAAGCCGACTCTCGAACGCGACCTGTCCGATGAGCTCAGCGAGGACTTCCCTCCGCCGCCGTCGCCCCTGCCACCTCCCACTCTCGTGCAAACCGCCACGCCCTTCCTGGACTTCACCACTCCGGACTCGGGCGTGGAGGACATCACTCCCGGCTCATTGACCGACGACGACTACAAAGTGAAGAAGTTGCCGGACAACGAGCCCGGCCAGTGCTGGCGCTCCGCAGACAGCGCGAGCTCCAGCGAGTCCGTCAGCCCCAGCTCGCCCGGCGGGGAGGCGCTCGGCGGCCTGCGCCACACGCGCGACAAGCTCAAGCTGGACCTGCCGCCCAGCCCGCACGTGCCGTCGCCGCGCCACGCCCGGGTCTTCAACTTCGTGCTCGACAAGCCCAAGCGGCCGCGGGACGAGCGGCCCGCCGAGCCCGCCACGCCGCTCGTCATGAGCGACGAGACGCCCGTCGTGGCCGTGGCGCTGCCGATGCCGCGGGACAGCGATGACGTCATGCCCGAGCCCACCTTCTCCACCTTCGGGAAGACCGCGCCATGCAAGGCCGGCCAGGGTGCCGACGCGGAGAAGAGCATCGTCCTCACCGACGAGGTCGAGCGCGCCGCCGCCGTCGACGAGGCCAAGGAGGAGGGCTCCGGCAAGGTGGAGGCCGTGCGCGGGGAGGGCACGGTGCTGGACAGCGGAGACGAGGACTCGGGCATCGAGAGCAGCTCCAAGGCCACGCTCGAGCGGGACGAGCCGGCGTCTCATGTATCTTAA